A single genomic interval of Koleobacter methoxysyntrophicus harbors:
- a CDS encoding demethoxyubiquinone hydroxylase family protein has translation MVPYYDDHYPPKYNKDLMLLREDLIGELQAINQYEAHAAQAGDPQVRALFMEIADDEKHHVADLLKMINRLDPVQARLIRERVCGYYKYDAKDNG, from the coding sequence ATGGTTCCGTATTATGATGACCACTATCCACCTAAATATAATAAGGACCTTATGTTGTTGAGGGAAGACCTTATAGGGGAATTACAGGCAATAAATCAGTATGAAGCTCATGCGGCGCAGGCGGGTGATCCTCAGGTAAGGGCGCTGTTCATGGAGATTGCAGATGATGAAAAACACCATGTAGCTGATCTGCTTAAAATGATAAACCGACTTGATCCCGTTCAGGCTCGGCTAATCCGGGAGAGGGTTTGCGGGTATTATAAATATGATGCAAAAGACAACGGTTAA
- a CDS encoding tetratricopeptide repeat protein, producing MMDLLGEFYYLQGAGLARQGRITTAVSALETAVTLKRDSWQAWNLLGLCYYRQGKFQLSRSAWGKSLSVMDRENPALGYISDLETESFRKLIDRYNEALNLAKNGRYKMAGDILQRGWQKGPPFVSFANLLGLCRYGHGKRMDALKFWLYSLNLDRDNPDTIDYLKKALDWSEGPVMRTGILLSLFRWLKNR from the coding sequence ATGATGGACCTGCTTGGAGAATTTTATTATTTACAGGGGGCCGGCCTTGCCCGCCAGGGGAGGATAACCACAGCTGTTTCAGCTCTTGAAACTGCCGTTACGCTTAAGAGGGATTCTTGGCAGGCATGGAATCTGTTGGGGCTGTGCTATTACCGACAGGGAAAGTTTCAGCTGTCCCGCAGTGCATGGGGAAAAAGCCTTTCAGTAATGGACCGTGAAAACCCGGCTTTGGGGTACATATCGGATTTGGAAACGGAGAGCTTTCGTAAACTTATCGACCGTTATAATGAGGCATTAAACCTAGCAAAAAACGGTAGATACAAGATGGCAGGAGATATACTTCAAAGAGGATGGCAGAAAGGGCCGCCCTTTGTATCTTTCGCAAATTTATTAGGGCTGTGTAGGTACGGACATGGAAAACGAATGGATGCCTTGAAATTCTGGTTATATTCCCTTAATCTTGATAGAGACAATCCCGATACCATTGATTATTTAAAAAAAGCGCTAGATTGGTCTGAAGGGCCGGTGATGAGAACAGGTATACTTTTGTCCTTATTTAGATGGCTAAAGAACAGATAG
- a CDS encoding nucleotidyltransferase domain-containing protein, producing the protein MTSNKKILNPKIWKVTRKYVQRLREKTIPIKTVILFGSQARGTAGEESDIDLLVVVEKLDRNIRETIIDEAYNVSLEEDVDLIALPCDIQEFTSPLFQADAFYRNVQNDGVVIR; encoded by the coding sequence ATGACTTCAAATAAAAAGATTCTAAACCCAAAGATATGGAAAGTTACCAGAAAATATGTTCAACGGCTTAGGGAGAAAACCATTCCCATCAAAACTGTCATTCTTTTTGGCTCTCAGGCCAGAGGTACCGCAGGAGAAGAATCCGATATTGACCTTTTGGTCGTTGTAGAAAAGCTGGATAGAAACATTCGTGAAACTATTATTGACGAAGCTTATAACGTGAGTTTGGAAGAAGATGTAGATTTGATCGCTCTTCCCTGCGACATTCAAGAATTTACTTCTCCTTTATTTCAGGCAGATGCTTTTTACAGAAACGTGCAAAATGACGGGGTGGTTATCAGATGA
- the grpE gene encoding nucleotide exchange factor GrpE, whose amino-acid sequence MIDVNKEISKYHPIYMDKKETEDSAGYAIGMVLKTVTDEIQKFEKRQFMTVQKIEEIFAIIEEEKELTEALRECKKMLQAVEEEKQCIIQGVITLGDALEDIYRYALRSEEESWRQQLEVMWEKTGEQLSLFGISRIEGKGQMFMPEFQVAQKVENHPDLPHGQVIDVLRAGYLYRGVLIRKAEVVVNNNLQGSV is encoded by the coding sequence GTGATAGATGTAAATAAGGAAATTAGTAAGTATCACCCCATTTATATGGATAAAAAAGAAACGGAAGATTCCGCCGGTTATGCTATAGGTATGGTCCTAAAAACGGTAACCGATGAAATCCAAAAGTTTGAAAAGAGGCAGTTCATGACTGTTCAAAAGATCGAAGAAATATTTGCCATAATAGAAGAAGAGAAGGAACTGACGGAAGCCTTAAGGGAATGTAAGAAAATGTTACAGGCTGTTGAGGAGGAAAAACAGTGCATCATTCAGGGAGTGATTACCCTGGGGGATGCTCTGGAAGATATATACCGTTATGCCCTTCGGTCAGAAGAAGAATCGTGGAGACAACAGCTAGAGGTAATGTGGGAAAAAACCGGCGAACAGCTTTCTCTGTTTGGGATTTCCCGTATTGAAGGCAAGGGGCAAATGTTCATGCCGGAATTCCAGGTGGCTCAGAAAGTTGAAAATCACCCCGACCTTCCTCACGGGCAGGTAATAGATGTGCTCCGAGCGGGTTATTTATATCGGGGCGTTCTCATTAGGAAGGCTGAGGTTGTGGTAAATAATAATTTGCAGGGGAGTGTTTAA
- a CDS encoding HEPN domain-containing protein, with protein MSDIQLKHDLARAKMEKAREAWEEALWCFKGEKYPATVNRLYYSMYRACLAVLTFESKIPVKHTAVIGHVNKKYVKQGLLPTELGRFLHRLQTARVEGDYKGKEFTREEVEELIAYGETALTVIENLVNKVIFQYKELNGSSELD; from the coding sequence ATGAGTGATATACAATTAAAACATGACCTTGCGAGAGCAAAGATGGAAAAAGCGCGAGAAGCATGGGAGGAAGCGCTTTGGTGTTTCAAGGGTGAAAAGTATCCGGCAACCGTAAATAGACTTTACTATTCCATGTACCGGGCATGCTTGGCAGTACTTACTTTTGAAAGTAAAATACCAGTTAAACACACGGCCGTAATTGGCCACGTCAATAAAAAGTACGTGAAACAAGGACTATTGCCCACAGAACTTGGAAGGTTTTTACATAGGCTCCAAACTGCAAGGGTAGAAGGTGACTACAAGGGAAAAGAATTTACTAGGGAAGAGGTAGAAGAATTGATTGCATATGGAGAAACGGCGTTAACAGTAATAGAAAATCTTGTTAATAAAGTAATCTTTCAATACAAGGAATTGAATGGGTCATCCGAACTGGATTAA
- a CDS encoding CAP domain-containing protein — translation MNKKALTLFMVLVLGFSYIFLLPEKCEASWLLERYLAQRGNNTVEKPVQPPTDPKNTAPAYPVPTNPDPQTPSMVLKDDATLMIDMVNNERIKNGLKPLEVLPALMKTAEDKSIDMVENNYFSHTSPTYGPFYSMVYSRGIRFRSVGENLAKARNTKTAFYLLMGSEPHKKNMLNPYFTHIGVGIVKDKYGVVVTQLFIAQ, via the coding sequence ATGAATAAGAAGGCATTGACCTTATTTATGGTGTTGGTGTTAGGTTTCAGTTACATATTCCTTTTGCCTGAAAAATGTGAGGCATCCTGGTTATTGGAAAGGTATCTGGCCCAGAGGGGTAATAACACCGTAGAAAAACCGGTTCAACCCCCTACTGACCCTAAGAATACGGCTCCAGCGTATCCCGTTCCCACAAATCCTGACCCCCAAACACCTTCTATGGTTTTAAAAGATGATGCTACACTCATGATTGACATGGTTAACAATGAAAGGATTAAAAACGGTCTTAAACCCCTGGAAGTTTTGCCCGCTTTAATGAAAACTGCCGAAGATAAATCGATAGATATGGTTGAAAACAACTATTTTTCCCACACTTCCCCCACTTATGGCCCATTTTACTCAATGGTTTATTCAAGGGGAATCCGTTTCCGTTCTGTTGGAGAAAATCTGGCAAAGGCCAGGAATACCAAAACAGCTTTTTATCTCCTGATGGGCAGTGAACCCCATAAAAAGAACATGTTAAATCCGTATTTCACCCATATCGGTGTCGGTATTGTAAAAGACAAATACGGTGTAGTAGTAACCCAGTTATTTATAGCCCAATGA
- a CDS encoding tetratricopeptide repeat protein, translating into MDKVYEENAYEVLGVPVNAAHADIKKAYFALVRKYPPDRFPEKFMSIREAYEILSNEATRREYDSIALISSMAKEEFRLGKMALERGDIEEAIAYLENALLKAPHSRVISGFLGRAYLENGNSGKAIGIFKKLTEEESDNPSFLRYLASAYMERGWHKKAVPVFKKALTLDEDNISLWMGLTDAYAMGKNFEEAREVLIRALERGRDIEWDNLGIYLRLIELEIILEDRSSMKIHLDELTRLAIDDEISRENIGWAMDRLGRYLVHVGLTEEAQMMVERAIRLIPDNPEIEKLRDELARFNRAREQFEVLLKDKTIKEEIVRLIEVELVPSEVIFNTKEPFKLILEFTIIEEVHSFISSINRLKEKYPDLYELKKAFFDGVLNPARRKKMMYHYSKKMKRHHHVIEALMCSSAMEEDEYNYEDGFDEAEGDVWESQQPYVRKQPKIGRNEPCPCGSGKKYKKCCGR; encoded by the coding sequence ATGGATAAGGTATATGAAGAAAATGCATATGAAGTGCTGGGGGTACCGGTAAATGCCGCACATGCTGACATAAAAAAGGCATATTTTGCTCTTGTTAGGAAATATCCTCCTGACCGTTTCCCCGAAAAGTTCATGTCAATTCGCGAAGCATATGAGATATTAAGTAATGAGGCAACAAGAAGGGAATATGATTCTATAGCTTTAATATCATCTATGGCTAAGGAAGAATTCAGGTTGGGTAAGATGGCTCTTGAGAGAGGAGATATAGAGGAAGCCATCGCTTATCTGGAGAATGCCTTGTTAAAAGCGCCTCATTCCAGGGTTATCTCAGGTTTTTTGGGAAGGGCATATCTTGAAAATGGAAATTCGGGCAAGGCTATCGGTATTTTTAAAAAATTAACTGAGGAAGAAAGTGATAATCCGAGCTTCCTAAGGTATCTTGCTTCTGCTTACATGGAAAGAGGCTGGCATAAGAAGGCAGTACCCGTTTTTAAAAAGGCATTAACCCTTGATGAAGATAATATATCACTTTGGATGGGGTTGACCGATGCCTATGCTATGGGGAAAAACTTTGAAGAGGCCCGGGAAGTTTTGATAAGAGCCTTGGAACGGGGCAGAGATATAGAGTGGGACAATCTAGGTATATATTTGCGTTTAATCGAGTTGGAGATAATTCTAGAGGACCGCTCTTCAATGAAAATCCATTTAGATGAACTTACCCGGCTTGCTATTGATGATGAGATAAGCAGAGAAAATATAGGATGGGCAATGGACAGATTGGGCAGATATCTAGTTCATGTAGGTCTAACAGAAGAAGCCCAGATGATGGTTGAACGGGCTATTAGATTGATACCAGATAATCCCGAAATTGAAAAACTGAGGGATGAATTAGCAAGATTCAATAGAGCCAGGGAACAGTTTGAGGTATTGTTAAAAGATAAGACAATAAAAGAAGAGATTGTTCGCTTGATTGAAGTTGAGCTGGTTCCTTCTGAAGTAATATTCAACACTAAGGAGCCCTTTAAATTAATACTGGAGTTTACAATCATTGAAGAGGTTCACAGTTTTATATCTTCAATAAACCGCCTTAAAGAAAAATACCCAGATTTATACGAATTAAAGAAGGCTTTTTTCGATGGTGTGCTAAACCCCGCAAGACGCAAAAAAATGATGTATCATTACAGTAAGAAGATGAAGAGACATCACCACGTAATTGAAGCGCTTATGTGTTCCTCAGCAATGGAAGAGGATGAATACAATTATGAAGACGGTTTTGATGAAGCAGAGGGAGATGTTTGGGAATCTCAGCAGCCTTATGTCAGGAAACAACCTAAAATAGGTCGTAATGAACCATGTCCTTGTGGCAGCGGTAAAAAGTACAAAAAATGCTGTGGAAGATAA
- a CDS encoding DUF401 family protein has protein sequence MMLMIKMFVIVLILVILTRRKINLGLALMLDAAVMGFMFNMGLKETLLSILKGVFSFQTFELAGILVSILFLENIMRKKLFLEKILTSLQNLVGDYRAVAAMIPPFIGLLPSAGGALFSAPLVQEAIGDNELSPERKAFINYWFRHVWEYMFPLYPGVILASRIIDIDLVLYVKAMIPFTLAAILIGIPISFYRTPKGMNRNPNTESKVYHLKNLLFGISPILFIIFMFFVLKIHPFIGIGITILALTLLYRYTLEDYKELFIKAFSFKTLFLVLGVMVFKNMLVDSGVIEQLPAFLTQADVPVLLMFFLLPFTVGVLTGISTAYVAVTFPILAGLLPEINLSYMAFAYVSGFAGVMVTPIHLCMVFSANYYKAKLGSLMVRVMIPQFVLIAFAFILTVR, from the coding sequence ATGATGCTGATGATTAAAATGTTTGTTATTGTTTTAATTCTAGTTATTCTTACCAGGAGAAAAATCAATCTGGGCCTTGCCCTTATGTTAGATGCAGCCGTTATGGGCTTTATGTTCAACATGGGGTTGAAGGAAACCCTATTATCTATTTTAAAAGGTGTTTTTTCGTTTCAAACCTTTGAACTGGCTGGAATCCTGGTATCGATACTATTTCTGGAAAATATTATGCGCAAAAAACTCTTTCTGGAAAAAATCCTTACATCCCTTCAAAATCTTGTTGGGGATTACAGGGCTGTAGCAGCCATGATACCTCCTTTTATAGGTCTCCTTCCTTCTGCGGGAGGTGCATTGTTTTCTGCTCCTCTGGTTCAGGAAGCCATAGGTGATAATGAGCTCTCTCCGGAAAGGAAGGCCTTTATAAATTACTGGTTCAGACATGTATGGGAGTATATGTTTCCCCTTTACCCCGGTGTTATCCTTGCTTCTCGGATAATAGACATTGATTTAGTTTTATATGTAAAAGCCATGATTCCCTTTACATTAGCGGCCATATTAATAGGTATTCCTATTAGTTTTTATAGAACCCCAAAAGGCATGAACAGGAACCCGAATACAGAATCCAAGGTATACCATTTGAAAAACCTTTTGTTCGGTATCAGCCCTATACTGTTTATTATATTTATGTTTTTCGTGCTAAAAATCCACCCCTTTATCGGTATAGGGATAACGATTTTGGCTTTGACTCTCCTTTATAGGTACACTTTAGAAGATTATAAAGAACTTTTTATTAAAGCTTTTTCTTTTAAAACCTTATTTTTGGTACTGGGGGTAATGGTTTTTAAAAATATGCTTGTCGATTCAGGAGTGATTGAGCAATTGCCGGCATTCCTGACCCAGGCCGATGTCCCCGTCCTTTTGATGTTTTTTCTGCTGCCGTTTACTGTAGGAGTGTTAACAGGGATATCCACGGCATATGTCGCCGTAACCTTTCCTATTTTGGCGGGCCTTCTCCCCGAAATCAATCTGTCATATATGGCTTTTGCATATGTTAGCGGTTTTGCAGGGGTTATGGTTACGCCGATACATTTATGTATGGTCTTTTCAGCCAACTACTATAAAGCCAAATTGGGCAGCCTGATGGTAAGGGTTATGATACCCCAGTTTGTCTTAATTGCCTTTGCTTTTATCCTAACAGTACGATAG
- a CDS encoding heavy-metal-associated domain-containing protein, whose protein sequence is MTWYKGRLPKIGELPLYYNRMSFINLKITNLKAEEDAVKLKKGLRDLPGVISIYIDFRSSKLTVWYNTGETTIQQIADAVRELGFNYIGRT, encoded by the coding sequence ATGACCTGGTATAAAGGCAGATTACCTAAAATAGGAGAATTGCCGCTATATTACAATAGGATGTCCTTTATCAATCTAAAGATTACCAATTTAAAGGCCGAAGAAGATGCTGTTAAATTAAAGAAAGGATTAAGGGATTTGCCCGGCGTCATATCTATTTACATCGATTTCAGATCATCGAAATTAACAGTCTGGTATAATACCGGAGAAACAACCATTCAGCAAATAGCTGACGCAGTCAGAGAGTTAGGATTCAATTATATCGGACGCACTTGA
- a CDS encoding Hsp70 family protein, translating to MSKIIGIDLGTSTSEAAVLEKGKPVIIADKNGDKVIPSIVGVNEKGEIIVGRDARDQLLLKPRDTVMEIKRLMGSKKKVLMGGREYTPQEISAFILKYIKGYAEDYLGEVISRAVITVPAYFTDEQRRATVEAGRLAGFTVERIINEPTAAALAFGIENMKENLHVLVYDMGGGTLDVTVLEMFDGILEVKASSGNNTLGGKDFDQKLIDEIVRYFHNETGVDVSEDPRAMARIKDAAETCKIALSEQTEYRIILPFLAEKDGKPLGLEKIVTRLEFEGLIRDLVVSTKEPIELALKDAGLKPEDIDIVLPVGGSTRIPIVLEFLTDVLKQEPRRLIDPDLAVAAGAAIQAGILGHQLSADKDILITDVCPYTLGTEVLDFIGGIPTPNVYDPIIPRNTTIPVTKDKVYSTVSDSQEKVEIKVYQGDYKKASRNNFLGKFILDGIPPAPAFKEKVKVSFTYDVNGILQVEATILSNGKKAGITIETLGINMEPEIDLTMWENAPKARRYRRLIKRAEKMLKRRESIFFEGELDETIKDLKKALIKEDNQKLPKLEERLIELLHDLEDELE from the coding sequence TTGAGCAAAATAATCGGGATTGATTTAGGGACATCTACTTCAGAAGCAGCGGTTCTTGAAAAAGGGAAACCTGTCATCATTGCTGATAAAAACGGAGATAAGGTGATCCCGTCGATAGTGGGAGTAAACGAAAAAGGGGAAATAATTGTCGGACGAGATGCCCGTGACCAGCTTCTATTAAAGCCGAGGGACACCGTAATGGAAATAAAGCGCCTTATGGGGTCAAAAAAGAAGGTTCTAATGGGAGGGCGGGAATATACACCTCAGGAAATTTCTGCATTTATCTTGAAATACATAAAAGGGTATGCAGAAGACTATCTGGGTGAGGTTATCTCACGGGCGGTGATTACCGTGCCGGCGTATTTTACCGATGAACAGCGAAGGGCAACGGTGGAGGCTGGCAGGCTGGCAGGTTTTACTGTTGAGCGTATAATCAATGAGCCTACGGCTGCTGCCCTCGCTTTCGGTATTGAAAATATGAAGGAAAATCTTCATGTGCTGGTTTACGATATGGGGGGAGGCACCCTTGATGTAACGGTTTTGGAGATGTTCGATGGGATCCTTGAAGTAAAGGCAAGCAGCGGAAACAATACCCTTGGAGGAAAGGATTTTGACCAAAAGTTGATAGATGAAATAGTCCGTTATTTTCATAATGAAACAGGGGTAGATGTATCTGAGGATCCAAGGGCTATGGCACGAATAAAGGATGCAGCAGAAACTTGTAAAATAGCGTTAAGCGAACAAACGGAGTACCGAATTATCCTGCCATTTTTAGCGGAGAAGGATGGGAAACCCCTGGGATTAGAAAAAATCGTAACTAGATTAGAATTTGAAGGTCTAATCCGGGATTTGGTGGTTTCAACAAAAGAACCTATAGAACTGGCTCTTAAAGATGCCGGGTTAAAACCTGAAGACATCGATATTGTCCTTCCTGTAGGCGGGTCAACCCGTATACCAATCGTCTTGGAATTTTTAACTGATGTTTTAAAACAAGAGCCGCGCAGGCTGATAGACCCTGATTTAGCAGTGGCTGCAGGTGCGGCAATTCAGGCAGGTATTTTGGGGCACCAGCTGTCAGCCGATAAAGATATACTTATTACCGATGTGTGCCCATATACTCTGGGAACGGAAGTGCTGGATTTTATTGGAGGCATACCAACCCCTAATGTTTATGACCCAATAATACCTCGAAACACTACCATTCCTGTAACGAAGGATAAGGTGTATAGCACTGTTTCTGATAGCCAGGAAAAGGTAGAAATCAAGGTATATCAAGGGGATTATAAGAAGGCCTCCCGCAATAACTTTTTGGGCAAATTTATACTGGATGGAATTCCCCCTGCCCCGGCTTTTAAAGAAAAGGTAAAGGTTAGTTTTACATATGATGTAAACGGTATTTTACAGGTTGAAGCTACAATCCTCAGCAATGGGAAAAAAGCCGGGATTACTATCGAGACTTTGGGAATCAATATGGAACCGGAAATAGATTTGACTATGTGGGAGAATGCACCTAAAGCCCGTCGGTATCGAAGGCTCATTAAACGGGCAGAAAAAATGCTTAAACGTAGGGAAAGCATTTTTTTTGAGGGGGAGCTGGATGAAACCATAAAAGACCTTAAGAAGGCTTTAATTAAGGAAGACAACCAAAAGCTACCCAAACTGGAGGAAAGGCTGATAGAGCTCCTCCATGACCTGGAGGATGAACTGGAATGA
- the rocF gene encoding arginase, which yields MKVKVLGIPVDLGANRRGVDMGCSAIRYANLQNGLEKIGYHVEDYGNLYVPNAEKIKIKKTSLKYAEEIIEVCERTAPLISKFMEEGFIPLILGGDHSISIGTIAGCSNALGDVGIIWFDAHGDFNTEETSPSGNIHGMSLGASLGYGDEMLVKVGGKKGKARPENVALIGVRDIDPKEAELIKESGINVFTIEQIDFMGMREIMELAINIASNGTKGIHVSFDMDVIDPSVAPGVGTPVQGGISYREAHLAMEMVANSKMLKCLEFVEVNPILDNKNRTAELAVSLACSALGKKII from the coding sequence ATGAAGGTAAAAGTTTTAGGTATACCTGTGGACCTGGGGGCAAACAGAAGGGGGGTAGATATGGGGTGCAGTGCCATCCGCTATGCCAACCTTCAAAACGGTCTGGAGAAAATCGGTTATCATGTTGAGGATTATGGTAACCTTTATGTCCCGAATGCGGAGAAGATTAAAATAAAAAAAACTTCTCTAAAGTATGCGGAAGAAATAATAGAGGTGTGTGAGAGGACCGCGCCTTTAATCAGTAAATTTATGGAAGAAGGGTTTATCCCCCTAATATTAGGGGGTGACCACAGCATCTCGATAGGGACTATTGCCGGTTGCTCCAATGCCCTGGGAGATGTGGGAATCATCTGGTTCGATGCTCACGGTGATTTCAATACAGAAGAAACCTCGCCATCGGGGAATATTCACGGCATGTCGCTGGGGGCTTCTCTGGGTTATGGTGATGAGATGCTAGTCAAGGTTGGAGGGAAGAAAGGGAAGGCAAGGCCCGAAAACGTGGCCCTGATAGGTGTAAGGGATATCGACCCAAAGGAGGCCGAACTGATAAAGGAATCCGGAATAAATGTATTCACCATAGAGCAGATAGATTTCATGGGCATGAGGGAGATTATGGAACTCGCAATAAACATTGCTTCTAATGGGACAAAGGGCATCCATGTTAGTTTTGATATGGACGTAATTGACCCTTCTGTTGCTCCTGGCGTAGGTACCCCAGTGCAGGGAGGGATTTCTTACAGGGAAGCCCATTTAGCAATGGAAATGGTTGCGAACTCAAAGATGTTAAAATGCTTGGAATTTGTGGAAGTAAATCCTATTCTTGATAATAAAAACCGAACAGCAGAACTGGCAGTATCTTTAGCATGTTCGGCCCTCGGCAAAAAAATAATTTGA
- a CDS encoding transposase, which produces MDAIYLDFFKSPQKIEMDGIIYHYFLFWGDFMLGYWRPHAEYQEYLINNVLPIYLADKARVEYYAKALSKLYLLDLDVLKLVLGPYYSHTGKPAEKQPEIFRSFVLMSELGEHSITAWVEKLKGDSLLCAMVGVAPSDVPEVGNHYDFIDRLWLENPEVAKNQRDSLHPFRRKPRKKLGKNQKQPPRHPGIIQKFVDLALEGKTFESRPERLLQQIFAEVAVRPSAEAGLLGDTNNLAISGDGTCIISGGSPYGIKVCDCKSKGIYNCDCHRRFSDPQARHGWDSYHEQWFYGHCGYFLSVYNRDLNLDLPIFLRMVEAQRYDGVTAIVSLAEARKLYPEFTFESFFGDAAHDNYPTYQLLNAWNMKPFIPLNEKNKGNFKFPPPINVDENGTPICMAGFPMVNWGFENDRCRIKWRCPLVLGKVDSCPCKDMCSASPYGRTVYTKPSWDLRIFTPVPRGSEEWKTEMKNRTSAERVNKRALVDYGLENARARGKKRINWWLTVHSINIHLDARLKVSKFDFISILQNLARKSA; this is translated from the coding sequence ATGGATGCAATCTACCTTGACTTTTTCAAATCACCCCAAAAAATCGAGATGGATGGTATTATTTACCATTACTTCTTGTTTTGGGGTGATTTTATGTTGGGTTATTGGCGTCCTCACGCCGAGTATCAAGAGTACCTGATTAATAATGTTCTGCCAATTTATCTTGCAGACAAAGCCAGGGTAGAGTATTATGCTAAAGCTCTTTCTAAGCTTTATCTCCTGGACCTCGATGTGTTAAAGCTTGTTTTGGGGCCTTATTATTCCCATACCGGTAAGCCTGCCGAGAAGCAACCGGAGATTTTTCGTTCTTTTGTGTTGATGTCTGAACTGGGTGAACACAGTATTACAGCCTGGGTGGAAAAGCTTAAGGGCGATTCTCTTCTTTGTGCTATGGTCGGTGTCGCTCCTTCAGATGTGCCTGAGGTAGGTAATCATTATGATTTCATTGACCGGTTGTGGCTGGAGAATCCCGAGGTTGCTAAAAACCAAAGGGATTCTCTCCACCCTTTCCGGCGCAAGCCTCGTAAGAAGCTTGGCAAGAACCAGAAACAACCTCCTCGTCATCCTGGTATTATTCAAAAATTTGTTGATCTGGCCTTAGAGGGCAAAACCTTTGAAAGTAGACCCGAAAGGTTGCTTCAACAAATCTTTGCCGAGGTTGCTGTTAGACCTTCAGCTGAAGCTGGTTTATTAGGTGATACCAATAATCTTGCTATTTCCGGCGACGGTACTTGTATCATTTCCGGTGGTAGCCCCTATGGGATTAAGGTTTGTGACTGTAAATCTAAAGGTATCTATAATTGCGACTGCCACCGCAGGTTTTCTGACCCCCAGGCTCGTCACGGCTGGGATAGTTATCATGAACAATGGTTTTATGGCCACTGTGGTTATTTCCTTTCGGTTTATAACCGAGATTTAAATCTTGATCTCCCTATTTTTCTTCGTATGGTTGAAGCTCAAAGATACGACGGTGTCACTGCCATCGTGTCTTTGGCCGAAGCAAGAAAGCTTTATCCAGAGTTTACTTTCGAAAGCTTTTTTGGGGACGCTGCCCATGATAACTACCCTACTTATCAGCTGCTTAATGCTTGGAATATGAAGCCTTTTATCCCCTTAAACGAGAAAAACAAGGGTAATTTTAAGTTTCCTCCACCGATAAATGTTGATGAAAATGGCACTCCTATCTGCATGGCCGGTTTCCCCATGGTCAACTGGGGCTTTGAAAATGACCGCTGTAGAATTAAATGGCGTTGTCCCCTTGTCCTTGGCAAAGTCGATTCTTGCCCCTGTAAGGATATGTGCTCTGCTTCTCCTTATGGTAGAACTGTTTATACTAAGCCTTCATGGGATCTGCGTATTTTTACTCCTGTTCCCCGCGGCAGTGAGGAATGGAAAACAGAGATGAAAAACCGCACTTCTGCTGAGCGTGTTAACAAGAGGGCTCTTGTTGACTATGGGCTTGAAAATGCCCGTGCCAGGGGTAAAAAACGCATTAACTGGTGGCTTACTGTCCATTCTATCAACATTCACCTTGATGCAAGGCTCAAGGTTTCAAAATTTGATTTTATCTCCATTTTGCAGAATTTAGCTCGAAAATCTGCCTAA